In the Paramisgurnus dabryanus chromosome 5, PD_genome_1.1, whole genome shotgun sequence genome, one interval contains:
- the crata gene encoding carnitine O-acetyltransferase has protein sequence MLGNLARTMVKTGVVKPSSLVKPVSVTRITGRYLAHQEGLPKLPVPPLQQTCDRYLAILDPITDPEELNCTRKLVEEFQKPGGVGERLQKGLERRSMKLENWLSDWWLQTAYLEYRMPVVIHSSPGVVLPRLEFSDRQGQMRYAAKLIAGVLDFKTMIDNETLPVEFLGGKPLCMNQYYQVLSSCRIPGTKRDTVVNYALDKKPPKHITVVHNFQFFVLDVYNSDGTPLTVDQIYIQLEKIWNSSLQANEEPIGILTSNHRNSWGKAYNNLIKDKTNEESVRAIQKSIFTVCLDAPMPHKSDEMYWTRAGFQMLHGGGSRWNSGNRWFDKTLQFIIGEDGTCGLIYEHAPAEGPPIISLLDHVVEYTKKSEMVRTPMVPLRMPQKLHFNITPEIKKDIEEAKQNLYIMVHDLDMKISVFSHFGKNFPKSQKMSPDAFIQMALQLAHYRMYKRCCPTYESASLRMFRLGRTDTIRSASIDSARFVKAMDDSTKQNTEKVALLEKAIKAHRDYTDMAIRGQAIDRHLLGLKLQATEDLSALPEVFMDPSYAASLHYKLSTSQVPAKTNCVMCFGPVVQDGYGVCYNPKDSHINFAVSAFNSCQDTNAALMAQALENALLDMKTLLEQTPKAKL, from the exons ATGTTGGGAAATCTGGCCAGGACGATG GTAAAGACTGGTGTGGTAAAACCCTCTAGTCTGGTAAAGCCAGTGTCAGTGACTCGGATCACTGGTCGCTACCTGGCACACCAAGAGGGGCTCCCGAAGCTACCAGTGCCACCCCTGCAACAAACATGTGATCGCTATCTGGCTATTCTGGACCCTATCACAGACCCAGAGGAACTGAATTGCACCCGGAAATTGGTGGAGGAGTTTCAGAAGCCGGGTGGTGTTGGAGAGAGACTTCAAAAAGGCCTGGAACGACGATCCATGAAGTTGGAGAACTGG CTTTCTGATTGGTGGTTACAAACAGCTTACTTGGAGTATCGGATGCCAGTTGTTATACATTCGAGTCCTGGGGTCGTCCTTCCCCGTCTAGAGTTCAGTGATCGTCAAGGCCAAATGAG ATATGCAGCAAAATTGATTGCAGGGGTTTTAGATTTCAAGACCATGATTGACAA tgAAACCTTGCCAGTGGAGTTTTTGGGTGGGAAGCCATTATGTATGAACCAGTACTATCAGGTTCTCTCATCCTGCCGCATACCTGGTACAAAGAGGGACACGGTGGTCAACTACGCATTGGACAAGAAGCCCCCTAAACATATCACTGTAGTGCACAACTTTCAG TTTTTTGTGCTGGACGTATACAACAGTGATGGCACACCACTGACTGTAGATCAGATTTACATACAGCTGGAGAAGATCTGGAACTCCTCTTTACAGGCCAACGAAGAGCCTATTGGCATCCTTACCTCCAACCACCGCAACAGCTGGGGCAAAGCTTACAACAACCTGATCAAGG ATAAGACCAATGAAGAGTCCGTAAGAGCTattcagaaaagcattttcacaGTCTGCCTGGATGCTCCGATGCCACACAAATCTGATGAAATGTACTGGACTCGAGCTGGATTTCAGATGTTGCATGGAGGAGGCAGCAGGTGGAACAGTGGGAATCGCTGGTTTGACAAAACATTGCAG TTTATTATTGGAGAGGATGGGACATGTGGGTTGATCTATGAACACGCTCCTGCTGAAGGGCCACCTATCATTTCGCTGCTTGACCATGTGGTGGAATACAC CAAGAAGTCAGAGATGGTCCGTACTCCAATGGTCCCGCTGCGTATGCCCCAGAAACTTCATTTTAACATCACGCCAGAGATCAAGAAGGACATTGAGGAGGCCAAACAAAACCTATACAT TATGGTTCATGACTTGGATATGAAAATCAGCGTGTTCTCCCATTTTGGCAAAAATTTCCCAAAGTCGCAGAAGATGAGCCCTGATGCATTTATTCAGATGGCCCTCCAGTTGGCACACTACAG AATGTACAAGCGCTGCTGTCCCACCTATGAGAGCGCATCCCTCCGAATGTTCAGATTGGGACGCACAGACACCATTCGCTCAGCCTCCATTGACTCGGCCAGGTTTGTAAAGGCCATGGATGACTCGACTAAACAG AACACAGAGAAAGTGGCTCTTCTGGAGAAAGCCATTAAAGCTCACAGAGATTATACAGATATG GCGATCCGAGGTCAAGCCATCGACAGACATTTGCTTGGATTGAAATTGCAGGCTACAGAGGACCTGTCTGCCCTACCAGAAGTCTTCATGGATCCTTCATATGCTGCGTCACTACATTACAAACTCTCCACCAGCCAG GTGCCAGCTAAAACCAACTGTGTGATGTGCTTCGGCCCGGTGGTACAAGACGGATACGGCGTGTGCTACAACCCCAAGGACTCCCATATAAACTTTGCGGTCTCTGCCTTCAACAGCTGTCAGGACACTAATGCAGCACTAATGGCCCAAGCTCTAGAAAATGCTCTTTTGGACATGAAGACCCTTTTGGAGCAAACACCTAAAGCCAAACTTTAA